In the genome of Variibacter gotjawalensis, one region contains:
- a CDS encoding sulfate ABC transporter substrate-binding protein, translating into MLLIATVAFGQTQLLNVSYDPTRELYRDLNEAFAAQWKKQTGETVTIRASHGGSGRQARSVIDGLPADVVTLALAADIDEIAKLTKKLPADWQKRLPKNSSPYTSTIVFVVRKGNPKGIKDWDDLVKPGIQVITPNPKTSGGARWNYLAAWGYALDKTKDEAKAEAFVAALFKNVPVLDTGARGSTTTFAQRGIGDVAISWENEAFLIQKEFGEDKFDIVVPPTSILAEPPVALVDANVDQKGTRKAAQAYLDFLYTPDAQAIIAKHFYRPQHPEHAAKADIDRLPKIELFTIDSVFGGWEKAQAKHFADGGVFDAILKKNR; encoded by the coding sequence ATGCTGCTGATCGCGACCGTCGCCTTCGGGCAGACGCAGTTGCTCAACGTCAGCTACGACCCGACGCGCGAACTCTATCGCGATCTCAACGAAGCTTTTGCGGCGCAATGGAAGAAGCAGACCGGCGAGACGGTGACGATCCGCGCATCGCACGGCGGCTCCGGCCGTCAGGCGCGCTCGGTGATCGATGGCCTTCCGGCCGACGTGGTGACGCTCGCGCTTGCCGCCGACATCGATGAAATCGCCAAATTGACGAAGAAGCTTCCGGCCGATTGGCAGAAGCGTCTGCCGAAGAATTCGTCGCCCTATACGTCGACGATCGTCTTTGTCGTGCGCAAGGGAAATCCGAAAGGCATCAAGGACTGGGACGATCTCGTGAAGCCCGGCATCCAGGTGATCACGCCGAATCCGAAAACCTCAGGCGGCGCGCGCTGGAATTATCTGGCGGCTTGGGGCTACGCGCTCGACAAGACGAAAGACGAAGCGAAGGCGGAGGCTTTCGTCGCCGCTCTCTTCAAGAACGTGCCGGTTCTCGACACCGGCGCGCGCGGCTCGACGACGACCTTCGCGCAGCGCGGCATCGGCGACGTCGCGATCTCGTGGGAGAACGAGGCGTTTTTGATCCAGAAGGAATTCGGCGAGGACAAATTCGACATCGTCGTGCCGCCGACGTCGATTCTGGCCGAGCCCCCGGTTGCGCTCGTCGACGCCAACGTCGATCAGAAGGGCACGCGCAAAGCTGCGCAGGCGTATCTCGACTTCCTCTATACGCCGGACGCACAGGCGATCATCGCGAAGCACTTCTATCGCCCGCAGCATCCGGAGCATGCCGCGAAAGCGGATATTGACCGGCTGCCGAAGATCGAGCTGTTCACGATCGATAGCGTCTTCGGCGGTTGGGAAAAGGCTCAGGCGAAGCACTTCGCGGATGGCGGCGTGTTCGATGCGATTCTGAAGAAGAATCGCTAA
- the cysT gene encoding sulfate ABC transporter permease subunit CysT, translated as MSVAATSIAAPRRALRLRRPSALPGFGLALGYTLFYLGLIVIIPLAALVLRASSIGFSGLINIATDERVAAALKVSFGLSFAAAAVDTIFGLLIAWVMVRYRFPGRKLLDAAIDLPFALPTAVAGIALAALYAPNGWIGSLFNFPIAFTPLGIFIALVFVGLPFAVRTVEPLIADIDRELEEAAATLGASRTRAIFTVLLPPLIPAMLTGFALAFGRAVGEYGSVIFIAGNKPYISEIAPLLIIVKLEEFNYTGATAIATIMLAISFVTLLAINLLQAYSRRRFGHV; from the coding sequence ATGAGCGTCGCGGCAACCAGCATCGCTGCGCCACGACGCGCCTTGCGCTTGCGCCGTCCCTCGGCTCTGCCGGGGTTCGGCCTCGCGCTCGGCTACACGCTGTTCTACCTCGGGCTGATCGTCATTATCCCGCTCGCCGCGCTCGTGCTGCGCGCGTCCTCGATCGGCTTCTCCGGGCTCATCAATATCGCGACCGACGAACGCGTCGCCGCCGCACTCAAAGTTTCCTTCGGGCTTTCGTTTGCGGCCGCTGCAGTCGACACGATTTTCGGACTGCTGATCGCCTGGGTGATGGTTCGCTATCGATTTCCGGGCCGCAAACTGCTCGACGCCGCGATCGATCTTCCCTTCGCGCTGCCGACGGCCGTCGCCGGTATCGCGCTCGCCGCGCTCTATGCGCCGAACGGCTGGATCGGAAGCCTGTTCAATTTCCCGATCGCCTTCACGCCACTCGGTATTTTCATTGCGCTGGTGTTCGTCGGCCTGCCCTTCGCGGTCCGCACCGTCGAGCCGCTGATCGCCGATATCGATCGCGAGCTCGAAGAAGCTGCCGCAACGCTCGGCGCCAGCCGCACGCGCGCGATCTTCACCGTGCTGCTGCCGCCGCTGATTCCCGCCATGCTTACTGGATTCGCGCTCGCCTTCGGCCGCGCGGTCGGCGAATACGGCTCGGTCATCTTCATCGCCGGCAACAAGCCGTATATCTCCGAGATCGCGCCGCTGCTGATCATCGTGAAGCTCGAAGAGTTCAACTACACGGGCGCGACGGCCATCGCGACCATCATGCTGGCGATCTCATTCGTCACGCTGCTGGCTATCAACCTCCTGCAAGCCTACAGCCGGCGGAGGTTCGGTCATGTCTGA
- the cysW gene encoding sulfate ABC transporter permease subunit CysW, with translation MSDRTSRVTSETLIVRIVLIAIAVAFLALFLLLPLAAVFVEAFRKGAAIYFESLVEPDAIEAIKLTLTVAAIAVPLNVVFGIAASWAIAKFDFPGKSLLITLIDLPFSVSPVVSGLVFVLLFGAQGLLGPWLNSHNLQIIFALPGIVLATVFVTFPFVARELIPLMQEQGRSDEEAALTLGASGLRTFLTVTLPNIRWALLYGVLLCNARAMGEFGAVAVVSGHIRGLTNTMPLHVEILYNEYNFVAAFAVASLLAFLAIVTLAAKSVLEWRYGDAIAGRGAH, from the coding sequence ATGTCTGATCGTACATCGCGGGTCACGTCAGAAACGCTGATTGTCCGCATCGTTTTGATCGCGATCGCGGTCGCATTCCTCGCGCTGTTCTTGCTGCTGCCGCTCGCGGCCGTTTTCGTCGAAGCGTTCCGCAAAGGCGCCGCGATCTATTTCGAGTCGCTCGTCGAGCCCGACGCGATCGAAGCGATCAAACTCACACTCACGGTCGCGGCGATCGCGGTGCCACTCAACGTCGTCTTCGGCATTGCGGCCTCGTGGGCGATCGCAAAATTCGACTTCCCCGGTAAGAGCCTCTTGATCACGTTGATCGACCTGCCCTTCTCGGTCTCGCCCGTGGTCTCCGGCCTCGTCTTCGTATTGCTGTTCGGTGCGCAAGGTCTGCTCGGCCCGTGGCTGAACTCGCACAATCTGCAGATCATCTTCGCCCTGCCCGGCATTGTTCTCGCGACCGTGTTCGTGACCTTCCCGTTCGTCGCGCGCGAACTCATTCCGCTGATGCAGGAGCAAGGCCGAAGCGATGAAGAAGCCGCGCTCACGCTCGGCGCTTCGGGCCTTCGCACATTCCTCACCGTCACGCTGCCGAACATCCGTTGGGCGTTGTTGTACGGCGTCCTGCTCTGTAACGCGCGCGCGATGGGCGAATTCGGTGCCGTCGCGGTGGTGTCAGGGCACATCCGCGGTTTGACAAATACAATGCCGCTTCATGTGGAGATTCTCTACAATGAGTATAACTTCGTCGCTGCCTTTGCGGTCGCCTCGCTCCTTGCCTTCCTGGCCATCGTCACCCTCGCGGCCAAATCCGTCCTCGAGTGGCGATACGGCGACGCTATCGCGGGACGAGGCGCGCATTGA
- a CDS encoding sulfate/molybdate ABC transporter ATP-binding protein codes for MDIRVTGIVKEFGDTAALRDVGLDVRSGELMALLGPSGSGKTTLLRVIAGLEIAERGKIFFGGQDATRLSVQQRQVGFVFQHYALFRHLSVADNIAYGLRARPRHRRPGSAEIKKRVDDLLDLVQLGGLQKRFPAQLSGGQRQRVALARALAVEPRVLLLDEPFGALDARVRKDLRRWLREIHHKTNQTTIFVTHDQDEALELADRVAILNQGRIEQVGTPDEIQDNAASPFVMSFVGDAAKFDARSSSGRVFVGEKTVDVGAKVPDSEKIALYSRPWQLRLAAPGEGHLDGTVHATRRAGRHYVVTAEANGELIDIESQHAPADGTRVGIIIDSGRVFAG; via the coding sequence TTGGACATTCGCGTCACCGGCATCGTCAAGGAATTCGGCGACACGGCCGCGTTGCGCGATGTCGGGCTGGACGTTCGCTCCGGCGAGTTGATGGCGCTGCTCGGGCCGTCCGGCTCGGGCAAGACGACGCTGTTGCGTGTGATTGCCGGGCTGGAGATTGCCGAGCGCGGCAAGATCTTCTTCGGCGGCCAGGACGCGACCCGCCTCAGCGTGCAGCAGCGCCAGGTCGGATTCGTCTTTCAACATTACGCGCTGTTCCGCCACCTCTCGGTCGCCGACAACATCGCTTACGGCCTGCGCGCGCGCCCGCGCCATCGCCGCCCCGGCAGCGCCGAGATCAAGAAGCGTGTCGACGATCTGCTCGACCTCGTGCAGCTCGGCGGCTTGCAGAAGCGTTTCCCGGCGCAGCTCTCTGGCGGTCAGCGCCAGCGTGTCGCCCTCGCCCGCGCGCTCGCGGTCGAGCCGCGTGTGCTGCTGCTCGACGAACCGTTCGGCGCGCTCGACGCACGTGTGCGTAAGGATTTGCGCCGCTGGCTGCGCGAGATCCACCACAAGACCAATCAGACGACGATCTTCGTCACGCACGATCAGGACGAAGCGCTGGAGCTCGCCGATCGCGTCGCCATCCTCAACCAAGGCAGGATCGAACAAGTCGGTACGCCGGACGAGATTCAGGACAACGCGGCATCGCCGTTCGTCATGAGCTTCGTCGGCGACGCCGCGAAATTCGATGCACGGTCGTCGTCGGGCCGCGTGTTCGTCGGCGAGAAGACCGTCGATGTCGGCGCGAAGGTTCCGGACTCGGAGAAGATCGCGCTCTATTCGCGGCCGTGGCAGCTGCGGTTGGCCGCGCCGGGTGAGGGCCATCTCGACGGCACCGTGCACGCGACGCGGCGCGCCGGACGGCACTACGTCGTCACCGCCGAAGCCAACGGCGAGTTGATCGATATCGAATCGCAGCACGCGCCGGCCGACGGCACGCGCGTCGGCATCATCATCGATAGCGGGCGGGTTTTCGCGGGTTAA
- a CDS encoding site-specific DNA-methyltransferase, with the protein MGVSRRGASSRAPRTILEAESAGQIINGDCIAEMSRLPAGSVDLVFADPPYNLQLKGDLKRPDDSAVDAVDDAWDQFASFEHYDAFTRAWLLAARRAMKPSATLWVIGSYHNIFRVGTILQDLGFWILNDIVWRKTNPMPNFRGRRFTNAHETMIWAARDPNAKKYTFNYEALKAANEDVQARSDWVIPLCTGDERLKGDDGKKVHPTQKPEQLLARVLLSSSRPGDTVLDPFFGSGTTGAMAKKLGRNFIGIERDKTYAEAARQRIAAIEPLPEATLATFVTAREAPRVPFSALIERGLVSAGAQLTDSKRRHIALVRADGAISIGQQVGSIHRLGAAAQGLEACNGWTFWHVDEGAKGLTPIDALRAKIRAEL; encoded by the coding sequence ATGGGTGTGTCGCGTCGTGGGGCGTCCAGTCGGGCGCCCCGAACGATTCTTGAGGCCGAGTCTGCGGGCCAGATCATCAATGGCGATTGCATCGCCGAGATGTCCCGTTTGCCGGCCGGTTCGGTCGATCTCGTGTTCGCGGATCCGCCGTACAACCTTCAGCTCAAGGGCGATCTGAAGCGCCCCGACGATTCGGCCGTCGATGCGGTCGACGATGCGTGGGACCAATTCGCCAGCTTCGAGCACTACGACGCCTTCACGCGCGCCTGGCTGCTCGCCGCGCGCCGCGCGATGAAGCCGTCCGCCACCCTCTGGGTGATCGGCTCGTATCACAACATCTTCCGCGTCGGCACGATCCTGCAGGATCTCGGCTTCTGGATTCTCAACGACATCGTGTGGCGCAAGACCAACCCGATGCCGAACTTCCGCGGCCGCCGCTTCACCAACGCGCACGAGACCATGATCTGGGCCGCGCGCGACCCGAATGCGAAGAAATACACGTTCAACTATGAAGCGCTGAAAGCCGCCAACGAAGACGTGCAGGCGCGGTCGGACTGGGTCATCCCGCTCTGCACCGGCGACGAGCGCCTCAAGGGCGACGACGGCAAGAAAGTTCATCCGACGCAGAAGCCCGAGCAACTGCTCGCGCGCGTTCTGCTCTCCTCATCGCGTCCTGGCGATACGGTGCTCGATCCGTTCTTCGGCTCAGGCACGACCGGTGCGATGGCGAAAAAGCTTGGCCGTAATTTCATCGGCATCGAGCGCGACAAGACCTACGCGGAAGCCGCACGTCAGCGGATCGCGGCGATCGAGCCGCTGCCGGAAGCAACGCTGGCGACTTTTGTCACCGCGCGCGAAGCCCCGCGTGTTCCGTTCTCGGCGTTGATCGAGCGCGGCCTCGTCTCGGCCGGTGCTCAGCTCACGGACTCGAAACGCCGCCACATCGCACTGGTGCGCGCGGACGGTGCGATCTCGATCGGTCAGCAAGTCGGCTCGATCCATCGCCTCGGCGCTGCGGCGCAAGGCTTGGAAGCCTGTAATGGCTGGACCTTCTGGCATGTCGACGAAGGCGCCAAAGGCCTGACGCCGATCGATGCTTTGCGTGCGAAGATCCGCGCCGAGCTTTAA
- the ypfJ gene encoding KPN_02809 family neutral zinc metallopeptidase yields the protein MRWEDFRQSDNVEDYRGQDTSGGSPGGGIIPGGPGGLGIGGVLVLGLLGWALGIDPRILISGAEVLTGGQSQYQQEASRTRQLPRGQTPTDEQGRFVRAVLGDTEDQWKILFEKAGKRYEEPKLRIFSGQMPSACGRAQSAMGPFYCPNDKSIYLDTSFFRDLEVRFRGCETGSRACRFAQAYVIAHEVGHHVQFILGILPQVQNMQRGMDKTQANRMQVRVELQADCFAGVWAYHSNQKWRTIDDNDIAAALRTAAAIGDDRLQKQSQGTVVPESFTHGSSAQRQRWFSTGFKSGSIAACNTFKTDDV from the coding sequence ATGCGCTGGGAAGATTTCCGGCAGAGCGACAATGTCGAAGACTATCGCGGCCAGGACACCAGCGGCGGTAGCCCAGGCGGCGGCATCATTCCGGGCGGTCCCGGCGGTCTCGGCATCGGCGGCGTTCTGGTGCTCGGTCTTCTCGGCTGGGCGCTCGGCATCGACCCGCGCATTCTGATCTCGGGCGCCGAAGTTCTCACCGGCGGACAGAGCCAATACCAGCAGGAAGCCTCGCGCACCCGGCAGTTGCCGCGCGGCCAGACGCCGACCGACGAGCAGGGCCGTTTCGTCCGCGCCGTGCTCGGTGACACCGAGGATCAGTGGAAGATCCTCTTCGAGAAGGCCGGCAAACGCTACGAAGAGCCGAAGCTGCGCATCTTCTCGGGACAAATGCCGTCCGCCTGCGGACGCGCACAGTCCGCGATGGGCCCGTTCTACTGCCCGAACGACAAATCGATCTATCTCGATACGTCCTTCTTCCGCGATCTCGAAGTCCGCTTCCGTGGCTGTGAAACCGGCAGCCGCGCCTGCCGCTTCGCGCAGGCTTACGTAATCGCGCACGAAGTCGGTCACCACGTGCAGTTCATCCTCGGCATCCTGCCGCAAGTGCAGAACATGCAGCGCGGCATGGACAAGACGCAGGCAAACCGTATGCAGGTGCGTGTCGAACTGCAGGCCGATTGCTTCGCCGGCGTCTGGGCGTATCACTCGAATCAGAAGTGGCGCACGATCGACGACAACGACATCGCGGCGGCACTCCGTACGGCCGCGGCGATCGGCGACGATCGTTTGCAGAAGCAGAGCCAGGGCACTGTCGTGCCGGAAAGCTTCACGCATGGTTCGTCCGCGCAGCGTCAGCGCTGGTTCTCGACCGGCTTCAAGAGCGGCTCGATTGCGGCCTGCAACACATTCAAGACGGATGACGTCTGA
- the moaB gene encoding molybdenum cofactor biosynthesis protein B: MPGIDETRNFVPLKIAVLTVSDTRVAADDKSGATLAERIEKAGHAVAARDIVHDDVEAIRSVMRRFIDDPKIDIVISTGGTGFTGRDVTPEAVEPLFEKRMDGFSIAFHMISHAKIGSSTIQSRATAGVANSTFIFCVPGSPGACRDAWDEILVHQLDYRYRPCNFVELMPRLDEHLRRPKAKGATA; encoded by the coding sequence ATGCCCGGCATCGACGAGACGCGTAATTTCGTTCCGCTCAAGATCGCGGTACTCACCGTATCGGACACGCGCGTCGCGGCGGACGACAAATCGGGCGCGACCCTTGCGGAGCGGATCGAGAAAGCAGGTCACGCTGTCGCCGCGCGCGACATCGTTCACGACGATGTCGAAGCGATTCGCAGCGTGATGCGCCGCTTCATCGACGACCCGAAGATCGATATCGTGATCTCGACCGGCGGCACCGGTTTCACGGGCCGCGATGTTACGCCGGAAGCCGTTGAGCCGCTGTTCGAAAAGCGGATGGATGGTTTCTCGATCGCGTTTCACATGATCAGCCACGCCAAGATCGGCTCGTCGACGATCCAGTCGCGCGCGACCGCGGGCGTTGCGAATTCGACCTTCATCTTCTGCGTGCCGGGTTCGCCCGGCGCATGCCGCGATGCGTGGGACGAGATCCTCGTCCACCAGCTCGATTATCGTTATCGGCCTTGCAACTTCGTCGAGTTGATGCCGCGCCTCGACGAACATCTGCGCCGCCCGAAAGCAAAAGGCGCGACGGCCTGA
- a CDS encoding beta-ketoacyl-ACP reductase: MSRVAVVTGGTRGIGAAISKALKDKGYKVAASYAGNDEAAQKFKSETGVNVYKWDVGNYEACAAGIKQVEADLGPVEILVNNAGITRDAMFHKMTPQMWKEVIDTNLTGLFNMTHPVWNGMRDRKFGRIVNISSINGQKGQAGQANYSAAKAGDIGFTKALAQEGARAGITVNVIAPGYIGTEMVRAIDPKVLAERIVPQIPVGRLGEPEEIARAVVFLASDDAGFITGSTLSANGGQYFS, translated from the coding sequence ATGTCACGCGTTGCAGTTGTCACCGGCGGAACACGCGGCATCGGTGCCGCCATTTCAAAGGCCCTGAAAGACAAGGGCTACAAAGTCGCAGCAAGCTACGCGGGCAACGACGAAGCGGCGCAGAAATTCAAGTCCGAGACCGGCGTGAACGTCTACAAGTGGGACGTCGGCAATTACGAAGCATGCGCGGCCGGCATCAAGCAGGTCGAGGCCGATCTCGGCCCGGTCGAGATCCTGGTCAACAATGCCGGCATCACGCGCGACGCGATGTTCCACAAGATGACGCCGCAGATGTGGAAGGAAGTCATCGACACCAATCTCACCGGCCTCTTCAACATGACGCATCCGGTTTGGAACGGCATGCGCGACCGCAAGTTCGGGCGCATCGTCAACATCTCGTCGATCAACGGCCAGAAGGGCCAAGCCGGCCAGGCGAACTATTCGGCCGCGAAGGCGGGCGATATCGGCTTCACCAAAGCGCTCGCGCAGGAAGGCGCCCGCGCCGGCATCACGGTGAATGTTATCGCGCCGGGTTACATCGGCACCGAGATGGTGCGCGCGATCGATCCGAAAGTTTTAGCGGAGCGCATCGTGCCGCAGATTCCGGTCGGCCGCCTCGGCGAGCCGGAAGAAATCGCACGCGCCGTCGTGTTTCTCGCGTCGGATGACGCGGGCTTCATCACGGGCTCGACGCTGTCGGCAAACGGCGGACAGTATTTCTCGTAA
- a CDS encoding acetyl-CoA C-acetyltransferase: protein MRDDIVIVGAARTPVGAFNGAFATLPAHELGKVAIQEAMKRAGVEGGQVSEVIMGQILTAGQGQNPARQASIAAGIPVESPAWGVNQLCGSGLRTVALGYQALLNGDSDIVVAGGQESMSMAPHAQYLRGGTKMGSLELVDTMIKDGLWDAFNGYHMGTTAENVATKYQITRSQQDEFATASQNKAEAAQKAGKFKDEIAPVTIKGRKGDIVVDTDEYPKAGVTVDGIAKLRPAFSKDGTVTAANASGINDGAAALVLMRASDAAKQGKKVLARIVSWAQAGVDPSIMGTGPIPSSRAALKKAGWKIEDLDLVEANEAFAAQACAVNKDLGWDPAKVNVNGGAIAIGHPIGASGARVLVTLLHEMEKRDAKKGLATLCIGGGMGIALCVER from the coding sequence ATGAGAGACGACATCGTCATCGTAGGCGCGGCACGCACTCCGGTCGGCGCGTTCAACGGCGCATTCGCAACGCTGCCGGCGCATGAGCTCGGCAAGGTCGCGATCCAGGAGGCGATGAAGCGCGCCGGTGTCGAAGGCGGTCAGGTCTCCGAAGTCATCATGGGCCAGATCCTCACCGCCGGTCAGGGTCAGAACCCGGCGCGTCAGGCTTCGATTGCGGCCGGCATTCCGGTCGAGAGCCCGGCCTGGGGCGTCAACCAGCTGTGCGGCTCGGGCCTGCGCACCGTCGCGCTCGGCTATCAGGCGCTGCTCAACGGCGATTCCGATATCGTCGTCGCGGGCGGCCAGGAATCGATGAGCATGGCCCCGCACGCGCAGTATCTGCGTGGCGGCACCAAGATGGGCTCGCTCGAACTCGTCGACACGATGATCAAGGACGGCCTGTGGGACGCCTTCAACGGCTACCACATGGGCACGACCGCCGAGAACGTCGCGACCAAGTATCAGATCACCCGCAGCCAGCAGGACGAGTTCGCGACGGCGTCGCAGAACAAGGCCGAGGCCGCGCAGAAGGCCGGCAAGTTCAAGGACGAGATCGCTCCGGTCACGATCAAGGGCCGCAAGGGCGACATCGTCGTCGACACCGACGAATACCCGAAGGCCGGCGTCACGGTCGACGGCATCGCGAAGCTCCGCCCGGCCTTCTCGAAGGACGGTACGGTGACGGCCGCCAACGCATCAGGCATCAACGACGGCGCCGCGGCGCTCGTTCTCATGCGCGCCAGCGATGCCGCAAAGCAAGGCAAGAAAGTTTTGGCCCGCATCGTCTCGTGGGCGCAGGCCGGCGTCGATCCGTCGATCATGGGCACGGGTCCGATCCCGTCGTCGCGCGCCGCGCTGAAGAAAGCCGGCTGGAAGATCGAAGATCTCGACCTCGTCGAAGCCAACGAGGCTTTCGCTGCGCAAGCTTGCGCCGTGAACAAGGACCTCGGCTGGGATCCCGCGAAGGTCAACGTCAATGGCGGCGCGATCGCGATCGGTCACCCGATCGGCGCCTCAGGTGCTCGCGTTCTCGTCACGCTGCTTCACGAGATGGAAAAGCGCGACGCGAAGAAGGGTCTCGCCACGCTGTGCATCGGCGGCGGCATGGGTATCGCGCTCTGCGTCGAGCGCTAA
- the phaR gene encoding polyhydroxyalkanoate synthesis repressor PhaR — translation MTKSDEPVTIKKYANRRLYNTGTSTYVTLEDLASMVKGGENFVVYDAKSGDDITRSVLAQIIFEQENKEGQNLLPVNFLRQLISFYGDQMQMLVPRYLEVSMDSLSKEQEKFRGQMTQAFGISPFGGMEEQVRRNMEMFQRAMTMFSPFNAAGRAAGAALAAKDDKAAKTEKESSPDDIDGLKRELQEMQRKLERLTADKQ, via the coding sequence ATGACGAAGTCCGACGAACCGGTGACGATTAAGAAATACGCCAACCGGCGCCTCTACAACACCGGCACGAGTACTTACGTCACGTTGGAAGATCTCGCTTCCATGGTGAAGGGCGGCGAAAATTTCGTTGTCTATGACGCGAAGAGCGGGGACGACATCACGCGTTCGGTGCTCGCGCAAATCATCTTCGAGCAGGAGAACAAGGAAGGGCAGAACCTCCTCCCGGTGAACTTCCTGCGCCAGCTCATCAGCTTCTATGGCGACCAGATGCAGATGCTGGTCCCACGCTATCTCGAAGTCTCGATGGACTCGCTCTCCAAAGAGCAGGAGAAGTTCCGCGGCCAGATGACTCAGGCTTTCGGCATCAGCCCCTTCGGCGGCATGGAAGAACAGGTGCGGCGCAACATGGAGATGTTCCAGCGCGCCATGACGATGTTCTCGCCGTTCAACGCGGCCGGCCGCGCCGCTGGCGCCGCCCTCGCCGCGAAGGATGACAAGGCCGCAAAGACCGAGAAGGAAAGCTCGCCGGACGACATCGACGGCCTCAAGCGTGAGTTGCAGGAAATGCAACGTAAGCTTGAGCGTCTAACGGCGGATAAGCAGTAA
- a CDS encoding bifunctional diguanylate cyclase/phosphodiesterase: protein MAAQQTEPKSAEILSSVGFAAYEWDLRTDAIRWDRNAANVLTIDPSEITSGRNYARYLCASNASTPYDAVMQSGRVADDAGVPYEVVYLLTPEVGVELWIEDRGRWFVGMDGRPSHAHGVVRVVTENHKREQNLVRLSKFDALTGEANRWHLMELVSAAAADAARINRSCAFMLVAIDNLSLINESLGFQNADQVIAAVAKRLRERLRAGDVLGRFSGNKFGLLLQNCKLAEMDAAAQRLISGVGEHIIETPAGSAAVTVTIAGVSIPRHGREALDIIERAQDTLATAKKSKGPGSFLAYRPNLERDALRRKSLAATDEIVAALNERRFHLAFEPIVNGITRLPDMYECLTRVTRADGSIASAGAIIPIAEKLGLIRLIDQRLVELVVSELTESRDINLTLNVSALSVGDAQWWDTLRSLLRANPGAGQRLTVEITETTAMQNVEDVRGFVTRVKDLGCKIAIDDFGSGYTSFRNLRLLGVDVIKIDGAFVQNLSRSADDRAFANAMIWLGHSLGLKTIAEWVQDEPTAKLLTGFGCHYLQGELVGLASSDRPWLAGFEKRAAVG from the coding sequence ATGGCTGCGCAGCAAACCGAACCGAAAAGCGCCGAGATTCTCTCCTCGGTCGGATTCGCGGCTTACGAATGGGACCTTCGGACCGACGCGATCCGCTGGGATCGCAACGCCGCCAACGTCTTGACGATCGATCCCTCCGAGATCACGTCCGGCCGCAATTACGCGCGCTACCTCTGCGCCTCCAATGCCTCGACGCCGTATGACGCCGTGATGCAGTCCGGCCGTGTCGCCGATGACGCCGGTGTGCCGTATGAAGTCGTTTACCTGCTGACGCCCGAAGTCGGCGTCGAACTCTGGATCGAAGATCGCGGCCGCTGGTTCGTGGGCATGGACGGACGTCCGTCGCATGCGCACGGTGTCGTACGCGTCGTCACCGAGAACCACAAGCGCGAACAGAACCTCGTTCGCCTTTCGAAATTCGATGCGCTCACCGGCGAAGCCAATCGCTGGCATCTGATGGAGCTGGTCTCCGCCGCCGCCGCGGACGCTGCGCGCATCAATCGCTCCTGCGCTTTCATGCTGGTCGCGATCGACAATCTCTCGCTGATCAACGAGTCGCTCGGATTCCAGAACGCCGATCAAGTCATCGCGGCCGTTGCCAAACGCTTGCGCGAACGCCTGCGTGCCGGCGACGTGCTGGGCCGCTTCTCGGGCAACAAATTCGGACTGTTGCTGCAGAACTGCAAACTCGCCGAGATGGATGCTGCCGCGCAGCGCCTGATCTCCGGCGTCGGCGAACACATCATCGAGACACCGGCCGGCTCGGCCGCCGTCACCGTGACGATCGCAGGCGTTTCGATCCCGCGTCATGGACGCGAGGCTCTCGATATCATCGAGCGCGCGCAGGACACGCTGGCGACCGCTAAAAAATCCAAAGGCCCCGGCTCGTTCCTCGCCTATCGGCCGAACCTCGAGCGTGACGCGCTGCGCCGCAAGTCGCTGGCCGCGACGGACGAGATCGTCGCAGCTCTCAACGAGCGCCGTTTCCACCTTGCCTTCGAGCCGATCGTCAACGGCATCACGCGCCTTCCCGACATGTACGAATGCCTGACGCGCGTCACGCGCGCGGACGGCTCCATTGCTTCGGCCGGCGCGATCATTCCGATCGCCGAGAAGCTCGGGCTCATTCGCCTCATCGATCAGCGTCTGGTTGAACTCGTCGTCAGCGAACTGACCGAATCGCGCGACATCAACCTGACGCTCAACGTCTCGGCGCTGTCGGTCGGCGATGCACAATGGTGGGATACGCTGCGCTCGCTGCTGCGCGCCAACCCCGGCGCCGGCCAGCGCCTCACCGTCGAGATCACCGAAACCACCGCTATGCAGAATGTCGAAGACGTGCGTGGCTTCGTCACGCGCGTGAAGGATCTCGGCTGCAAGATCGCGATCGACGATTTCGGTTCGGGCTATACGTCGTTCCGCAATCTGCGCCTGCTCGGCGTCGACGTGATCAAGATCGATGGCGCGTTCGTGCAGAACCTCTCGCGCTCGGCCGACGATCGCGCATTCGCCAACGCGATGATCTGGCTTGGTCACTCGCTTGGGTTGAAGACGATCGCCGAATGGGTACAGGACGAGCCGACCGCGAAATTGCTGACCGGCTTTGGCTGTCACTATCTGCAGGGCGAACTCGTCGGGCTCGCGTCTTCGGATCGCCCGTGGCTTGCAGGCTTCGAAAAGCGTGCGGCCGTCGGCTGA